AGCAACGGGCCGAGCATGTCCCTGACGGCCTCGGCCAACCTGTCGGCGCGCACCAGAGCGATACAGCAGGTGCCGGCGCCCTCGCCGTACGTCACCACCGCGAGCTTGTCGCCCGCCTCGAGCCCGAGCCTGGTCCGGACGTGCTTCGGCAGCACGAGCTGCCCGCGCTCGTCCACGCTCACCACCGCCTCCATCCGGCAGCAGGCGGGCTCCGGCCCACAGCCCCCGCCCGCGCTCTCCTTCGCCATGCCGGCCTCCGCTCGTTCGACGCGCCCGGATCATCATCAG
The Coriobacteriia bacterium DNA segment above includes these coding regions:
- a CDS encoding AbrB/MazE/SpoVT family DNA-binding domain-containing protein, translated to MAKESAGGGCGPEPACCRMEAVVSVDERGQLVLPKHVRTRLGLEAGDKLAVVTYGEGAGTCCIALVRADRLAEAVRDMLGPLLEGR